One part of the Gemmatimonadaceae bacterium genome encodes these proteins:
- a CDS encoding iron ABC transporter permease encodes MTGLRWVVGLGVLLGVLLFVVAVSVGAVSILPMDVWRALRSVGEPTQIAIVRDLRVPRALLAALVGAGLSMSGSALQGTLRNALAEPYLLGVSGGAAVGAVIATALGVASPTAITVSAFAGAAAATMLVSLIARVVGGGTDSRLLLMAGVVVGAFSNAAILVALADAPPERLRGALWWMMGSVADATWSGVLRLCVMVVGLGALLVWWARDLDVLAMGDESAAALGVDANRVARRIFLVASWLAAATVAAAGLVGFVGLVVPNLARALGARRQRAVMLVAAVYGAALMIGADLLARTVRAPADLPLGAVTALIGVPFFLLRLRRMER; translated from the coding sequence GTGACCGGCCTGCGGTGGGTCGTCGGGCTGGGCGTGCTACTGGGTGTGTTGTTGTTTGTCGTCGCGGTGTCGGTGGGCGCGGTGTCAATCCTGCCCATGGACGTGTGGCGGGCGCTGCGAAGCGTCGGCGAGCCAACGCAGATTGCCATCGTGCGTGACCTGCGCGTCCCGCGTGCGCTGCTGGCCGCGTTGGTTGGCGCCGGGCTGTCCATGAGTGGCAGCGCGTTGCAGGGCACGTTGCGCAATGCACTGGCCGAACCGTATCTGCTCGGCGTATCCGGCGGCGCGGCCGTGGGCGCCGTCATCGCGACGGCATTGGGCGTGGCATCACCAACCGCCATCACGGTGTCCGCCTTCGCGGGCGCCGCAGCGGCCACGATGTTGGTCTCGCTGATTGCGCGAGTCGTCGGCGGCGGAACCGATTCACGATTGCTGTTGATGGCCGGTGTGGTCGTCGGCGCGTTTTCCAACGCGGCCATTCTGGTGGCACTGGCCGACGCGCCGCCGGAGCGCTTGCGTGGCGCGCTGTGGTGGATGATGGGGTCGGTCGCCGACGCCACCTGGAGTGGCGTGCTGCGCTTGTGCGTCATGGTTGTGGGGCTCGGGGCGTTGCTGGTGTGGTGGGCCAGAGATCTGGATGTGCTGGCCATGGGCGATGAGTCGGCTGCTGCGCTCGGCGTCGATGCCAATCGCGTGGCACGACGGATCTTCCTCGTCGCGTCGTGGCTCGCGGCGGCAACAGTCGCGGCGGCCGGACTGGTCGGATTCGTGGGTCTTGTGGTGCCCAATCTGGCGCGTGCCCTCGGCGCGCGGCGTCAGCGCGCGGTGATGCTGGTTGCCGCCGTCTACGGCGCAGCACTCATGATTGGCGCAGATCTGCTGGCGCGCACGGTGCGCGCGCCGGCCGACCTGCCTCTGGGGGCTGTGACCGCGCTCATCGGCGTGCCGTTCTTCCTGCTGCGCCTTCGGCGAATGGAACGATGA
- a CDS encoding ATP-binding cassette domain-containing protein: MNDTPALTFDDVVVRYPGRTIRALDGVSLTAHTGRLTAVVGPNGSGKSTLVRALLRLVPLERGGIRVDSAPLASVPPRHLPDRWQSCRSAKSRRCPCT; this comes from the coding sequence ATGAACGACACACCCGCGCTGACTTTCGATGATGTGGTGGTGCGATATCCCGGACGGACGATCCGAGCGCTGGATGGCGTGTCGTTGACGGCGCACACCGGTCGTCTCACCGCGGTGGTCGGACCGAATGGCAGTGGCAAGAGCACACTGGTGCGCGCCTTGTTGCGACTGGTACCGCTGGAACGGGGCGGTATTCGCGTGGACAGCGCGCCACTGGCGTCTGTACCACCGCGGCATTTGCCCGACAGGTGGCAGTCGTGCCGCAGCGCGAAGAGCCGGCGGTGCCCATGTACGTGA
- a CDS encoding ABC transporter ATP-binding protein produces the protein MPQREEPAVPMYVNDFVALGRHAHRAAFGALGVRDRRCIDDALARAGMADAATRRTDQLSGGEWQRVRIARALAQDAPVLVLDEPTTFLDIAHEMAVFELLDTLAREGRAVLLVSHQLNLVARFASHIVVLHQGTVAAAGTANDVMRGELLERVYDWPLVITRDPAVGAPSLLPLRSRGPRR, from the coding sequence GTGCCGCAGCGCGAAGAGCCGGCGGTGCCCATGTACGTGAACGACTTCGTCGCGCTGGGACGTCATGCGCATCGCGCGGCGTTTGGTGCGCTCGGCGTACGGGATCGCCGCTGCATTGACGACGCCCTCGCGCGCGCCGGCATGGCAGACGCAGCGACACGTCGCACCGACCAGCTGTCAGGCGGTGAGTGGCAACGCGTACGCATTGCGCGGGCGTTGGCACAGGATGCACCAGTACTGGTATTGGACGAGCCGACCACGTTTCTCGACATCGCGCACGAGATGGCGGTGTTTGAATTGCTCGACACTCTCGCGCGGGAGGGGCGTGCCGTGCTGCTGGTGAGCCATCAACTCAATCTCGTGGCACGTTTCGCTTCGCATATTGTGGTGTTGCATCAGGGCACCGTGGCCGCCGCTGGAACCGCGAACGATGTCATGCGGGGGGAATTGCTGGAACGGGTATACGATTGGCCGCTGGTCATTACCCGGGATCCGGCCGTGGGCGCACCGTCTTTGCTCCCTCTCAGAAGTAGAGGGCCCCGGCGATAG
- the recO gene encoding DNA repair protein RecO, with protein MPLLVTEAIVLHVADYLESSRILRLATREAGVQSVVARGARNSRKRFGSAIDLFAQGQAQLDIRPGRDLHALVSFDVARSHPGLAEHLARFSAASAFAEVALRVVHEEAAPLVFEGLAHAFADMASRDGDAATAVALGALWRLVRDTGFSPSLDRCAECHAEVSVSEEAIFSYQAGGILCGRCAARTPGGRRLPAAARRVVVGWLNDDYAELSSIDAKAHQRLLREFIGHHLTDGRPLRAFASWESGGLAADRLHSAP; from the coding sequence GTGCCCCTGCTCGTCACCGAAGCGATCGTCCTGCATGTTGCCGACTATCTCGAGTCGTCGCGGATCCTCCGCCTCGCGACGCGTGAGGCGGGCGTGCAGTCGGTGGTGGCGCGGGGGGCGCGCAATTCGCGCAAGCGCTTCGGGAGCGCGATCGATTTGTTCGCGCAGGGACAGGCGCAGCTGGACATCCGACCGGGGCGGGACCTGCATGCGCTGGTCAGTTTCGATGTCGCCCGTTCGCATCCCGGTCTCGCCGAACACTTGGCTCGATTCAGCGCTGCGTCGGCCTTCGCCGAAGTCGCCTTGCGGGTTGTCCACGAGGAAGCCGCGCCGCTGGTGTTCGAGGGGTTGGCCCACGCGTTCGCCGACATGGCCTCGCGGGACGGGGACGCGGCCACGGCCGTCGCCCTCGGCGCGCTCTGGCGGCTGGTGCGCGATACGGGTTTTTCCCCGTCGCTCGATCGGTGTGCCGAGTGCCACGCGGAAGTCAGTGTGAGTGAGGAGGCGATATTCAGCTATCAGGCCGGCGGGATCCTCTGTGGCCGATGCGCAGCTCGCACGCCAGGCGGGCGTCGGCTGCCCGCGGCGGCCAGACGGGTTGTCGTAGGATGGTTGAATGACGATTATGCCGAACTCAGCAGTATTGACGCAAAGGCCCATCAACGCCTACTTCGCGAGTTCATCGGGCATCACCTGACGGACGGACGGCCACTCCGCGCCTTTGCCAGTTGGGAGTCAGGCGGGCTGGCCGCTGACAGGCTCCATAGCGCTCCGTAA
- the clpB gene encoding ATP-dependent chaperone ClpB, which translates to MINPDRLTVKSAEALNEAVALARKAGNPSVYDLHLLLALLAQDEGIVVPILQKVGVNVTALRAAADLEAGRYAKQSDAQPSFSREITSVVDAAEKEAKLLGDEFISTEHMLLSLADVKGIDSSRLLATVGANRQALLDALKLVRGAHKVTDQSPEQQYQALQRYTRDLTDAARRGKLDPVIGRDEEIRRVIQVLSRRTKNNPVLIGEPGVGKTAIAEGLAQRIISGDVPEGLRNKRLVSLDMGALIAGAKFRGEFEERLKAVLKEITAAEGLYVVFIDELHTIVGASKAEGSMDAGNMLKPMLARGELRVVGATTLDEYRLHVEKDAALERRFQPVFVGEPSVESTIAILRGLKERYESHHGVRITDGAVVAAATLSNRYIGDRFLPDKAIDLIDEAASRLRIEIDSVPQVIDEVERRIVQLEIERQALRKETDPASIERRATLERELADAKEHAAGMRAQWQREKDTLGAVGRIKQEIEQTKFEAEKVTRAGDLNKAAEITYGRIPQLERQMKEAEAQLGSQGGRPQFLKEEVGADDVAEIVARWTGIPVTRMLESERERLTKLEEVLATRVIGQGEAVRAVANAVRRSRAGLQDPNRPIGSFIFLGPTGVGKTETARALAEYLFDDEHAMVRIDMSEYMEKHAVARLIGAPPGYVGYEEGGQLTEAVRRRPYSVILFDEIEKAHPDVFNILLQLLDDGRLTDSQGRTVDFRNAVVIMTSNVGSQLILERAQTHEPWPQVEQDVLAAMRGVFKPEFLNRIDDIVVFHPLGRSDIDHIVDLQLAHLRKLLTDRKLTIVLTDAARRQLADAGYDPVFGARPLKRAVQRMLQNPLALAVLEGTFKENDIIVAEAGEGDALTFRHGDGSEIDAANPSATVSTVAIAT; encoded by the coding sequence ATGATCAATCCCGATCGCCTGACCGTGAAGAGCGCTGAAGCGCTCAATGAAGCCGTCGCGCTGGCCCGCAAGGCCGGCAACCCCTCGGTATACGACCTCCATCTCCTCCTCGCCCTGTTGGCGCAGGACGAAGGGATTGTCGTGCCGATTCTCCAGAAGGTCGGCGTCAATGTCACCGCGCTGCGCGCGGCGGCCGATCTGGAAGCCGGGCGCTATGCGAAACAGAGCGATGCGCAACCGTCGTTCAGTCGCGAGATCACGTCCGTGGTCGATGCGGCCGAAAAGGAAGCCAAGCTCCTTGGCGACGAGTTCATCTCCACCGAACACATGCTGTTGTCGCTGGCTGATGTCAAAGGCATCGACAGCAGTCGCCTGCTGGCCACGGTGGGCGCGAATCGTCAGGCGTTGCTTGACGCCCTCAAGTTGGTGCGCGGCGCGCACAAGGTCACGGATCAGTCGCCCGAGCAACAGTATCAGGCGCTGCAGCGCTACACGCGCGACCTCACCGACGCCGCGCGACGGGGCAAGCTTGATCCGGTGATCGGGCGTGACGAAGAGATTCGCCGTGTCATTCAGGTGTTGTCACGCCGGACCAAGAACAATCCCGTGCTGATCGGTGAGCCCGGTGTCGGCAAGACCGCGATCGCCGAAGGGTTGGCGCAGCGCATCATCAGCGGCGATGTGCCCGAGGGCCTTCGCAACAAGCGGTTGGTGTCCCTCGACATGGGCGCGCTCATTGCGGGTGCCAAGTTTCGCGGCGAGTTCGAAGAGCGATTGAAGGCCGTGCTCAAGGAAATCACGGCCGCCGAAGGGCTGTACGTGGTGTTCATTGACGAACTGCACACCATTGTGGGCGCAAGCAAGGCCGAGGGGAGCATGGACGCGGGCAACATGCTCAAGCCCATGCTGGCGCGCGGCGAACTGCGCGTCGTTGGCGCCACCACGCTGGATGAGTATCGCCTGCACGTCGAGAAGGACGCGGCGCTCGAGCGCCGCTTCCAGCCGGTGTTCGTCGGCGAGCCCAGCGTGGAAAGCACGATTGCCATCTTGCGTGGACTCAAGGAACGCTATGAATCGCATCATGGCGTGCGCATCACCGACGGCGCGGTCGTGGCCGCGGCCACGTTGTCCAATCGGTACATCGGCGATCGCTTCCTGCCCGACAAGGCGATCGACCTCATCGACGAAGCCGCCTCCCGATTGCGCATCGAGATCGACTCCGTGCCGCAGGTGATCGATGAAGTGGAGCGCCGTATCGTGCAGCTCGAAATCGAGCGGCAGGCACTGCGCAAGGAAACCGATCCCGCGTCGATTGAGCGGCGAGCGACACTCGAGCGCGAGCTCGCCGATGCGAAGGAACATGCCGCGGGGATGCGCGCGCAATGGCAGCGCGAGAAGGACACCCTCGGCGCCGTTGGTCGCATCAAGCAGGAAATTGAGCAGACGAAATTCGAGGCGGAGAAAGTCACGCGCGCCGGAGACCTCAACAAGGCCGCTGAAATTACCTACGGGCGCATTCCGCAGTTGGAGCGCCAGATGAAGGAGGCGGAAGCGCAGTTGGGGAGTCAGGGCGGTCGTCCGCAATTCCTGAAGGAAGAAGTGGGCGCCGACGACGTGGCGGAAATTGTCGCCCGATGGACGGGCATTCCCGTGACCCGGATGCTCGAGTCGGAACGCGAACGCCTCACCAAGCTGGAGGAGGTGCTGGCCACGCGAGTGATCGGGCAGGGCGAAGCGGTGCGCGCCGTGGCCAACGCGGTGCGCCGCTCCCGTGCCGGACTGCAGGATCCCAACCGACCCATCGGGTCCTTCATTTTTCTCGGGCCGACGGGTGTCGGCAAGACGGAAACCGCTCGCGCATTGGCCGAGTATCTCTTTGATGACGAACACGCCATGGTGCGCATCGACATGTCCGAGTACATGGAGAAGCACGCCGTCGCGCGACTCATTGGGGCGCCGCCAGGGTACGTGGGGTACGAGGAAGGGGGGCAGCTGACCGAAGCCGTGCGCCGTCGTCCGTACTCGGTGATCCTGTTCGATGAAATCGAGAAGGCGCATCCCGATGTCTTCAACATCCTCTTGCAGTTGCTGGATGATGGACGGCTGACCGACTCGCAGGGTCGCACCGTCGACTTCCGCAACGCCGTGGTCATCATGACATCGAACGTGGGCAGTCAGTTGATTCTCGAGCGCGCGCAGACACACGAGCCATGGCCACAGGTCGAGCAGGACGTGCTGGCGGCCATGCGTGGGGTATTCAAGCCGGAGTTCCTCAATCGCATCGACGATATTGTCGTGTTTCATCCGCTTGGTCGGAGCGACATCGATCACATCGTCGATTTGCAGTTGGCGCATTTGCGCAAGTTGCTGACCGATCGCAAGCTCACCATCGTGCTCACCGATGCGGCGCGTCGTCAGTTGGCCGATGCGGGATACGATCCGGTGTTTGGCGCCCGGCCGCTCAAGCGCGCGGTGCAGCGCATGCTGCAGAATCCGTTGGCGCTGGCCGTGCTCGAGGGAACGTTCAAGGAAAACGACATCATTGTGGCCGAAGCGGGCGAAGGCGATGCGTTGACGTTTCGCCATGGCGATGGCAGCGAGATCGACGCCGCGAACCCGTCGGCTACGGTGTCGACGGTCGCGATCGCGACGTGA